DNA sequence from the Malus sylvestris chromosome 10, drMalSylv7.2, whole genome shotgun sequence genome:
CTCATTATTCTCATAGAACAATAGACTAAAATCTCATTgcaatccaacggtcagatctccgccaattgctagaattaggtGGCGTTTAACAATTAATTTTACTAACTTAGAAATCTAATTTGGAAAGATCCGTATATTGGATTCCTGATCCGCCAGTTCCaactatcctcaaatattacatccTATAACGCATTAAAGTTTGGTggcgatccaacggtcggatcgtcaattcaaaTATTCATCAAGTGGCGTATTATAATGAAAAtaggttcaaacaatcaaaccatGTCATACGGATATCAATTATCAAATTAGGGCATCTGATTGAACTTAGAAATACATCATCGGCTCACTGGCCACGTGCTGCCTCATGTGCCGCCGCGgatggcggtcggccgccccgacttgccggaaaattcaactatttttaaaaattaccaaaaattacagaaatgaagatgtCAAAGAGTAgaacaaactttatacctgtggccaagtccaatttagtCAGGAAAAACCTCAATTCTATCCAAACCCaccgaaaccctagaaattgggTGACTTCGATTCGGCTTCTCCGGTGCTCCGCCGCCCCTatagttgtttgggctttgttccacgCCTCAATAGGATGCTATAGGTAGTGGTAATTGAAGGAATTTGTTTCAAATTTGGGGGATTGACCTCTATGAACCTGCACACTCACCAGTGCGATTTCCCCAATTTCAAGGCTATTTTGTATGGAATTTGGGGTAAAATAGGTAGAGGGGATGATGAGAAATCATTTCCAAGTCATAAGGGGCTTCAACTTGCCGGAAATTGGCCGGGAGACCACTGGATTTCCATGGCACCGCCGGTTGGGTTGCACGGGTCAAGAGACccgttcccccccccccctttttctctcatttccttcctttctttatttcttcattGGGCAGCCCTGTCTCCTTTCCTTCCCATCCTGTCCATCCATCCCTACCtttctcttattttctttatatctcagccacacacgtggcataaTCTTAGTGCTCCagaaaatctggagccttctTGATTAAGGTAAAATTACCGAATTAACCTTAATTTTAAGCATTAATAACTCCTTCGTTATTGCTCCGTTTCATGAACGGTTTGCACCTATGTGCTCGTGAGATCGAGTTCtatttgaaaatataaattgtgacatCGAACGATCTacagattttaaataattagtttccaaacttcactcttcgtactagtttaattaaaatctaaatccaaataaattaatataaattcccgaaaaataaaaatctccataatacaaatatgtagattataacAATGAAATCCAGGAATGGGATTTCACACATAattttggttagtaatcataTAAATAGTGGTTTGTTTCATAATGTGTTATCCAATTAAGTTCAGAACACTTCGAAAAAATGCAGAATTTCTAAATGCATTCTTGTTGGTTCCAACTTTTCAGAAGTATTTAGGTTTGGAAAATTTTGGGTTCAAATTCGAAAATTTTAATGGAAACGAACATTTTGTTTGAGGAGCAATCTTATGGGTCCAAGTATGTCATTCAAAGATGAAGCAATAGAAGAACAAAATGTCTGATGACTCTTCattagtgtattttttttaatacaaagtTCATAGTGCACCATAACTTTTTTAAAAGTATCGATAACGACATCTTGTTAACtttgaggtttgatttcagtttTGGAATTTTATTGAATCTTCTGttgtattattttgttttttctatACATGCATTCGGTGTTAAAACCTGCCGAGTAGTACTGATCAATTTAGATGCTCGGTAGTTTTATATTCTATGTTTtttgtaatataaaatattatgtgtgtgtgtgtgtgtgtgagatatACATTTCTAATGTGTCCAAAACAGGTTTAGATCCCTAGTACGTATTTCTCTGCTAATTAAAGGGAAACGGAATGCATTGGACAGCGTGATCACTACGTACATATACAACTGCACCGAAAGACATACTGTCTAACAACACTCCCAGAAACGCATGGTTCCACATCAAGTGCCCCAAAACACAACACAGGATTTAGTTATACGCACAGCTGCAAACTCAGGAATTAGTTATACGCACTGCTGCCACTGATACAATAAATTTGTTGGAAATTAATAACAATATTCGTTAATTTGGCCTGCCTGTAATCAATTATTTTAAGGTCGCTCTGTGTTGGACTATTGGGTTTAAATACCTTAGCGTGTAATATGTTATTCGCAAAATCAAATTCggcaaaagaaaaactaaagtCTTTCAGCCACTAGCGAAAACCACTTAACCAAAATTCAACATAGAAATGGAGGAAGTGCAGGTAGTCATCGTAGGTGCCGGTCCGGCAGGCTTAGCAACCTCAGCATGTCTTAATCACCTTAAGATTCCAAATGTAGTACTCGAAAGAGAAGATTGCTATGCTTCTCTTTGGAAGAAAAAGTCATATGATCGTTTGAAGCTACACTTGGCCAAAGAATTCTGCGAACTTCCCTATATGCCCTTCCCTTCAAATGCACCCACATACATCCCTAAGGATATGTTTGTTCAATACTTGGATAATTACGTATCCCAATTCAAGATAAACCCTAAGTGCAACCGGAGTGTGAAGTCTGCTTTTTTCGATGCAAATGTAGAGAAATGGCGTGTCACGGTCGAGAACATACTTTCGGGTGAACAAGAAATATATCTTGGGAAGTTTCTTGTGGTTGCAAGTGGTGAAAATAGCGTCGGTTACATTCCTCACGTCCAAGGCTTGGACGGGTTTAAAGGGGAGGCAGTACATTCGAGCAAGTACGAAAACGGCAGGAAATATAGTGGAAAAAATGTTTTGGTAGTTGGTTCTGGGAATTCAGGCATGGAAATTGCTTATGATTTATCAAATTCGGGTGCTAATACTTCCATTGTTGTCCGTAGCCCGGTAAaacttctctcttcctttttctgTCACACAAGGACAATTAAAACTgccacttttttctttttggttaaaattgCTCCATGAATGTGTATTCAAGCCAAAATGGCTTCATTATGGTTTGCAATTGgacaaaaaatgaaattaaggTTTAAATGGACTTTTATGTACATTAATTAATACTTGTTTAAAATCGCAGGTACATGTTCTCAACAAGGAAATCGTACATTTTGGAATGGTTTTGTTGAAATTCATACCACTTAAAATGGTCGACAAGGTTGTTGTGCGCTTAGGAAAATTAAAGTATGGAAATTTATCCAAGTTCGGGATTCGAAGGCCAAAAGAGGGACCTTTTTATCTCAAGGCAACTAAGGGTCGATCTGCCACTATCGATGTTGGGTGCATTAAAAAGATCAAAACAGCAGAAATAAAGGTACGTAGAATTTTGAATGCATAACTCATAGTTTGATGTTTTATCTTGCAAGTAATATTAATTTTCTATCACAATTGACCTTGTGTTGTGTTGTTAACATAACGTTCAACGGATTCCTCATCAGGTCTTGCCTTCCATAACAAGCATTGACGGAAACCTAATCAAATTTGCGAATGGAAACTATAACTGGTACGACGCTATTATCTTTGCTACCGGCTACAGTAGCAGTGTTCTAAACTGGTTTAAGGTATGCGTATGTCTGATATTCTTTTATGTTTCAAGATAGCATTACTTTTTATGATAAACAGAGTCCAATTAATCGATCTGTTTATTATTTTCTCTTAAAGGATGACAACGATTACTTTGATGACAATGGAATGCCACGAAAAAGTTTCCCGAATCACTGGAAATCAGAAAAGGGTCTTTACAGTGCTGGATTCTCAAGGCGTGGATTATTTGGCATTGCGGATGATGCACAATGTATAGCAAATGACATCAGTTCGTGTTTGAACTAGCACTACAACAAAACAGATTGTCAAGCCTGATACAATAACGTCACATTCATTTTGTATCCAAAATATGATaattacaacaaaacaaaaaaatatatttctttGAACCTGCTGACAAGAAAATTACATTGAAGGATGTGTACGGT
Encoded proteins:
- the LOC126586665 gene encoding probable indole-3-pyruvate monooxygenase YUCCA10, which codes for MEEVQVVIVGAGPAGLATSACLNHLKIPNVVLEREDCYASLWKKKSYDRLKLHLAKEFCELPYMPFPSNAPTYIPKDMFVQYLDNYVSQFKINPKCNRSVKSAFFDANVEKWRVTVENILSGEQEIYLGKFLVVASGENSVGYIPHVQGLDGFKGEAVHSSKYENGRKYSGKNVLVVGSGNSGMEIAYDLSNSGANTSIVVRSPVHVLNKEIVHFGMVLLKFIPLKMVDKVVVRLGKLKYGNLSKFGIRRPKEGPFYLKATKGRSATIDVGCIKKIKTAEIKVLPSITSIDGNLIKFANGNYNWYDAIIFATGYSSSVLNWFKDDNDYFDDNGMPRKSFPNHWKSEKGLYSAGFSRRGLFGIADDAQCIANDISSCLN